A window of Fusarium oxysporum Fo47 chromosome II, complete sequence genomic DNA:
GTGTTATATTTAAGAGTAATAGTTaagcttgtctctctcatTCCTTCAGTCATCAATTAGCCAAGGGCCACCATTTTCTTACAGGcgttgcccttcttctccctctgcCTCATTGCCAAGAATCCGCCCAGCCCTGCGCCGCCTCTCTGAGCTGTATCGGTCTGATGCAATGACACAGGCTGTGTGATTGTGTATTCTGTTCTATTTAGAGATGCTCCGCGGAACGGAGAAGGATTGTGGCGAACAATCCATTGTGAGGATCGATCATCAATGATAATTGTTTGAATAATCATGTTTCAAGGTCAACTCGCGTATGATAATTCCCGTTGCCCTTGTATCGAGTTCAATACATGTGACATGAATGACCTCTTTGTTTAAGTTACTGCCCACCACCCGCCAACACCCCTGCATCACCCAGCCACTAACAAGCCTTAAAACCGTTCCAGGAACACCCGCTGCATGACTTCAACAAGTCCAACCACGCGCCGAGTCAAACAATGACCTCACCTCAGACTCCTATTGTTATAGGAAAAACTcagtaaagtaaagtaaagtaaagtaaagtaaagtaagCAAAAAATCACCAAAGGCTGAGTATTGAGATCCGCGGAACAAAAGACCCCCAATGACATTACAATGGAACATCAAACAACTAGAGTTAGCTGATCATGGGTCATCAAAATATCCCGATCCACAAGGACTCGGAATGTTTGAGGAAAACCCCTGGCGGCGAAATTAAAGGGAACCCGCCCAGCTCAAACCGCCGTTGCTAATCTCAGAGCCAAGACGGCTTGGCGGCTCTTTTCTAATGCTTCTTCACATGGAATATGATCACAAGAGCGCTTAGATACTCGTATTGTTTGAAGCTGCCCTCGCTAAGTATCCGTAAGACAGATGATGCATTGTTCTGCCACGTATCTGAGCCACTTGTCAGCTGTTGTGGACCATCGACAAAGATCTTCTGCTTCGGTTTATGCACTGCCATCTGTCAGCGCGCAGTGAATCCATCTTGGATCACCGTTGCCTCTGAAAAGGGTAGTTGCTCACGCTGAGTGGCTGAATCCACGTCCGCGGACCACCCATGGCTTCACCACTCGGCCGATCCGGAGTTTTGCAGGATTCCTGCCGCTTACTGCTGCGCGCCATCTTGCTGCAATTGGCTGCGATTTTCAGCCCTAAGCCTGTCATCATCTTATTCTATCTCGTGTTGAAAGCTCGGCccaagcagctcaagaacaGAGAGCCCGAATTGCATCTGTGTTACGGAACACTGAGCATGGAGTGAGACATTCAACAACAAGCCGGTGACCTGCCTACTCTGGTATTCGTTTAAAGTTGTCTATAAGCTTATTGGTAGCCTTAATCTTGTTTTGTAGAAGCTTTTCGAATTCTTACCGCACCCTAAGAGTGCTAGCTCTCCTCATGACTTCATTATTATCCAAACGTATGGGTATCAAATAGGATCGTCTCCATATGCATCCATCCATATACATATAAATCTCACCAACTGCCTAATCGGCATACTCATCCCCACCAGGTTCTCGTCCAAAAGGATGATTGAACTTGAGTAGGCCAGTCAAGCCACCCACCCAaggatcatcatcctcagtcCTGATCATACATGGTACACCGCCATGCCACTCCTCTCCTGGACCGGCTCGTCCAACAAATTCGCCTTCTACCCGAATCTCCGTCCCTGGCGATACTCCCGCACACCTCTTGCCATCAATGCTGAGGTCAAGCTCACGGCCACGATTCTTGCGACTCATTCGTAAGGTGACTTTGGTGTCTAGCGGGAGCACCAGGGATCGGAAACTTAGACTGCAAGGACTGATGGGTGTAATGAGGAGAGATTTGACAAGCGGATGGACAATTGGTCCCCCTGCACTTAGACTGTATGCCGTTGAGCCTGTGGGGGTGCTGATCAAGATACCATCAGCAGTGGTCTCTGTAAGAAAGTGACCATTCTGGTAGATATCAATGATAGCTAGGTGGGGATGAGAACCCCGATGCACCGAGATCTCGTTGATAGCTCTCAGCGATGGTGATGGCTCGTGAGGCACCGCTAGAGCCTTAGCCCCCGTCTTCGCCTCGCTTGACAAAGTATCTGACAACCAATGATTGATGTTGTTACCAGACGGGTCAAAcacatcagccttgatgcGATGACGGAGCAACACCTTCGATGCTCGTTGTGCTCCCATGCTTTTGCCTTTATGCCTTTCCCATGCTGTGTATGACACTGGACTTGTCTTGTCCCAATCACCTCGGGGGTAGTTGGCCTCACGGGTAGCAACGTCACTGCCACTCATAAACGTCTCCCTCCAAGCTTTTTTGTACTCTCTGAAATCCCATTCGCCAAGGAAGCCTAGTGTTCCCATGTTGAACGATAGAATCGGAGGAACAGAACCATGGAGCTTGTAGAGACTTGCAGCTCGTAGGACAGTACCGTCTCCTCCGAAAGTTGCAATGATGTCAATTTTGTCTGCCATATTGGATCGAGAGTCCGAAGCATAAATGGGAAAATCGAGACGATCTTTTAGCGATTGGGCGATGCGTGGCTCAAACACGAGGTTGACTTCTGGATATTCATTATGGAGGTAGTTCGAGAATTTGACAACAGCCTCGACAACGGCATCTGAGTATAGCTTGTGGATGATAAGGAGATTTCGAGGAGGTTTGGGCCAGTTCAGCGATAATAGCGACGACCCGGGCTTTGTGCTTTGGAGATAGCGTGGGCTTATTCTATTCGGAAGTTCTGCGATGCTGCGAATCTCGGATGTTTGATGAGTCGAGGTTGTCGATAGAAGACGGCATGTTTGTTGTGGTGCCAGAGTGAATGATGATGGCCGAGTTAGAAAGCGACATGTTAGTAGTTGATTACTATTGGGCCTCAAGAGGGTCAGGCCTCGTAAGAGGGACCTTCTAGACATGGTGCCAGGAATTCGGCATGGCATgtgaaaagaaaagaaaccGTTGAGGCTGATTAAATTTGCCTACAGATGACGCCGAAGACGGGAGCTACTGTGATGCCCCATGCGGCTTTGCGACGGCTTTGGCAGAATACGATGAGGAGCTAGACGTGGGCTGATCTTCACCGCCTTCCTGTTCCAACATTCAACTTGAGAACGAAAAGAAAAACTTTTCGCTGCAAGGGACCATTTCACAGTGTCAAGACCCTGAAGATTGACTCAAACTTTAAAAGCCTTGAGAGCAGAAGCCCCTGATCAGCTGGAATCTGCGTATGACCTGTCAAAGTGTCTTATCTTTCCCGCGATAGCTTCTATAGGATGCAGATCCAACAGCTTTATGCCAAGTGATCTCATATTCGTAGCTTCTCATTGGCCAAATCTGATCGGCATCTGTAAAACACCGTGCACCGTCTTTAGGCGTCATAGGACCTCCGCCCTCCGACGCATCCGCCTGATGTCACCTGCGTTAACAGCTAACCACACGCAGGCACGTCAGAGCAATAAGGTAAGCTCGAGCTGAGCTTAACCTTGGACTTTTGACCTTGAATCACATGCACAATGTCTCGCAGCCTCGCCAgatttcttcatcttgagctttgaTAGACTGTGTATTTTTCTCTGGTTATTTCTACGCCACGAGGCTGGAGGTTCAGGTTTCTGTCTCTAACTGTGTAGACTGTGCCACGCGACCCCTCGCATTCTCTTAGCTCGAACGGCGTGAACAAGGCAGACACGACATATAACAGTCCAGAGGGCGCCTCTTCGTTTATTCAGTTTTGGTCGACGTAATACCTCGTAAAGAGCATATAACAACATCTGGGAACCAACACAAACGAACAGAGGCACCGCCATGGCTGACACCAAAACCGATGGCCCACCGGAGACGGTGATCCCTTCGCCGGAGCTACTTGCTGGTCTCGCAGAGAAGTCTTTAGCAGAGAAGCAGAAGCCCAAACAAAAAGAGGAGCATCCTTCGGGGAAAGAAAGCTATGGAACTCTGATGCAGATTGTGCGCGGCTCCTTGTTCGCCCTATACTTCAACACATGTTGCATGATGTATGAACGAAGAGTCCCTCAACAGGTACAGGCAACTAACATGGTGGTAGCATTTTCCTTACCCAGCTTGTCGGCGCTCCCTTGTACTTCGTCAATCGTGACTGGTACTACGCTTACATGGCTATGACGAAACAATCTTTTTGTCTTACGACAACTTCCATGACCCAAATCTGGGGCCCGACTACCATCCGAATCAGCGGTGACGAGTCGGTCGCTGGCCAGATCAAGTTGCGACCCGATGGGGGAGTTCAGTTCGAGTTCCCTGAGCGTTTGGTGATGATTGCCAACCATCAAGTACGGTGAT
This region includes:
- a CDS encoding ATP-NAD kinase-like domain-containing protein, with the protein product MPCRIPGTMSRRSLLRGLTLLRPNSNQLLTCRFLTRPSSFTLAPQQTCRLLSTTSTHQTSEIRSIAELPNRISPRYLQSTKPGSSLLSLNWPKPPRNLLIIHKLYSDAVVEAVVKFSNYLHNEYPEVNLVFEPRIAQSLKDRLDFPIYASDSRSNMADKIDIIATFGGDGTVLRAASLYKLHGSVPPILSFNMGTLGFLGEWDFREYKKAWRETFMSGSDVATREANYPRGDWDKTSPVSYTAWERHKGKSMGAQRASKVLLRHRIKADVFDPSGNNINHWLSDTLSSEAKTGAKALAVPHEPSPSLRAINEISVHRGSHPHLAIIDIYQNGHFLTETTADGILISTPTGSTAYSLSAGGPIVHPLVKSLLITPISPCSLSFRSLVLPLDTKVTLRMSRKNRGRELDLSIDGKRCAGVSPGTEIRVEGEFVGRAGPGEEWHGGVPCMIRTEDDDPWVGGLTGLLKFNHPFGREPGGDEYAD